In Zingiber officinale cultivar Zhangliang chromosome 11B, Zo_v1.1, whole genome shotgun sequence, a single window of DNA contains:
- the LOC122035181 gene encoding uncharacterized protein LOC122035181, with translation MASLFPFSVVGLGFLFLAALECLSAASAPSFLHPTLTRLRFLASLTLSSLSILSCLISSFLSSTTASDPLGAALPLSSLGAVTPFLLYSFAGLLSLSSSFAPFALFPPSLLDLLLLFSFGQEFLLFYLRRKDIDGVENRYFDLLLAPILVCAVSTLLALTRPRSPAPRVGRAAGLALQGTWFIQMGFSFFTNVIADGCFLHERGGVNYTIKCKTHQDYHRGRAIATLQFNCHLALLVLVGYAVYGVMAGRTDNAQGYRPLSKEMQMTDVSPSNFTLDSDEEVEIVTAGTNSAKHQNDVVSPPLADAESSNGPN, from the coding sequence ATGGCCAGCCTCTTTCCTTTCTCCGTCGTTGGCCTCGGATTCCTCTTCCTCGCCGCCCTCGAGTGCCTATCCGCTGCCTCCGCCCCCTCGTTCCTCCACCCTACCCTCACCCGACTCCGATTCCTGGCCTCCCTCACCCTCTCTTCTCTTTCCATCCTCTCCTGCCTCatttcctccttcctctcctccACCACCGCCTCCGATCCCCTTGGCGCCGCCCTCCCCCTCTCCTCCCTCGGCGCCGTCACCCCTTTCCTTTTGTACTCTTTCGCTGGCCTCCTCTCCCTTTCCTCATCCTTCGCCCCCTTCGCTCTCTTTCCCCCTTCCCTGCTcgaccttctcctcctcttctccttcggCCAGGAGTTCCTTCTCTTTTACCTTCGCCGCAAGGACATCGACGGCGTCGAGAACCGCtacttcgaccttctcctcgccCCCATCCTCGTCTGCGCCGTGTCGACTCTCCTTGCTCTAACTCGTCCCCGCTCCCCGGCTCCCCGCGTCGGTCGTGCTGCTGGTCTCGCCCTTCAAGGAACCTGGTTCATCCAGATGGGTTTTTCCTTCTTCACCAACGTCATCGCCGACGGCTGTTTCCTCCACGAGCGGGGCGGTGTTAACTATACCATAAAGTGCAAGACTCATCAGGATTACCACCGGGGAAGGGCGATCGCCACTCTCCAGTTCAATTGCCACCTCGCGCTCCTCGTCTTGGTCGGCTATGCGGTCTACGGGGTCATGGCCGGGAGGACGGACAACGCACAGGGTTACAGGCCCTTGAGTAAGGAGATGCAAATGACGGATGTTTCGCCTTCCAATTTTACGTTGGATTCAGATGAAGAGGTGGAGATTGTCACAGCAGGCACAAATTCTGCCAAACACCAGAACGATGTTGTCTCCCCTCCGTTGGCGGACGCCGAGAGTTCTAATGGACCTAACTGA